The proteins below come from a single Corynebacterium cystitidis genomic window:
- the ahcY gene encoding adenosylhomocysteinase: MAHAAGAQKIDYKIADINLYEVGRKQIDLAEHEMPGLMALRREYADEQPLKGARISGSIHMTTQTAVLIETLTELGAEVRWSSCNIFSTEDPAAAAVVVGKHGTPDNPQGVPVFAWKGETLEEYWDCVNEIFSWGEGVYPNMILDDGGDATSAVIKGMEFEKAGAVPSPQDGDSEEQVVFYAMLKRTLEEGGNKWTKTAESVKGVTEETTTGVHRLYHFAKEGTLPFPAMNVNDAVTKSKFDNRYGTRHSVIDGLNRGTDMLIAGKKALVCGYGDVGKGVAEALDGQGAIVAVTEVDPINALQALMDGFDVVVTEDAIAEADIVITATGNKGIITFEHMQQMKDHAVLGNIGHFDNEIDMASLIHRDDVSRTNIKPQVDLFTLPSGNSIIVLSEGRLLNLGNATGHPSFVMSNSFADQTIAQIELFQNADNYDNEVYRLPKILDEKVARVHVEALGGNLTELTKEQAEYIGVDVAGPYKPEHYRY, encoded by the coding sequence ATGGCTCATGCAGCAGGCGCACAGAAGATCGATTACAAGATTGCGGATATCAACCTCTACGAGGTTGGTCGCAAGCAGATCGACCTGGCAGAACACGAGATGCCGGGCCTGATGGCCCTGCGCCGTGAGTATGCTGACGAACAGCCACTAAAGGGCGCACGTATCTCTGGCTCGATCCACATGACTACGCAGACTGCGGTACTCATCGAGACGCTCACCGAGCTGGGAGCAGAGGTGCGCTGGTCTTCCTGCAATATTTTCTCTACTGAGGATCCAGCAGCGGCGGCGGTCGTCGTCGGAAAGCACGGTACTCCAGACAACCCGCAGGGTGTGCCAGTGTTTGCATGGAAGGGTGAGACCCTTGAGGAGTATTGGGACTGCGTCAACGAGATCTTCAGCTGGGGCGAGGGTGTTTACCCAAACATGATCCTCGACGACGGTGGCGACGCTACCTCGGCCGTTATTAAGGGTATGGAGTTTGAAAAGGCGGGCGCTGTGCCATCGCCACAGGACGGCGACTCCGAAGAGCAGGTTGTTTTCTACGCCATGCTGAAGCGCACCCTTGAGGAGGGTGGTAACAAGTGGACCAAGACCGCAGAGTCCGTCAAGGGTGTCACGGAGGAGACCACTACGGGTGTGCACCGCCTGTACCACTTCGCTAAGGAGGGCACCCTGCCATTCCCAGCGATGAACGTCAATGACGCGGTGACCAAGTCCAAGTTTGATAACCGTTACGGCACTCGTCACTCCGTCATTGATGGCCTGAACCGCGGCACAGATATGTTGATCGCCGGCAAGAAGGCCCTGGTGTGTGGTTACGGTGATGTGGGCAAGGGCGTGGCTGAAGCACTCGACGGCCAGGGCGCGATTGTCGCTGTAACCGAGGTCGATCCGATCAATGCGCTGCAGGCCTTGATGGATGGCTTCGATGTGGTAGTTACCGAGGATGCGATCGCCGAGGCCGACATTGTGATTACCGCGACCGGCAACAAAGGCATCATTACTTTCGAGCACATGCAGCAGATGAAGGACCACGCTGTGCTGGGCAACATCGGCCACTTTGATAATGAGATCGACATGGCGTCGCTGATCCATCGCGACGATGTGTCGCGCACAAATATCAAGCCGCAGGTAGACTTGTTCACTTTGCCCAGTGGTAACTCGATCATTGTGCTGTCGGAAGGCCGCCTGCTCAACCTGGGTAATGCGACCGGCCACCCATCGTTTGTGATGTCGAATTCGTTCGCGGACCAGACCATCGCGCAGATCGAGCTGTTCCAAAACGCGGACAACTACGATAACGAGGTTTACCGCCTGCCGAAGATTCTGGATGAGAAGGTCGCACGCGTCCACGTCGAAGCGCTCGGCGGTAACTTGACTGAGCTGACTAAGGAGCAAGCCGAGTACATCGGTGTCGATGTGGCTGGCCCATACAAGCCGGAACACTACCGCTACTAG
- a CDS encoding DUF4259 domain-containing protein, translated as MSTWDAEIFAEDINVEFLDELAELDDADIIESVNDACLLAANQDNPTEDELLNGQAAATIAAIWAGAPFTAGEVAEEYPFIRSLMGEGSEALAEAAVTVLENVDTEYDIDQFLEALA; from the coding sequence ATGAGCACGTGGGATGCTGAGATCTTTGCGGAAGACATCAACGTAGAGTTTCTCGATGAACTTGCAGAGCTTGACGACGCTGACATCATCGAATCCGTCAACGATGCCTGCCTGCTGGCAGCCAACCAGGACAACCCAACCGAGGACGAACTGCTCAACGGGCAGGCAGCTGCGACGATCGCAGCAATCTGGGCTGGCGCGCCGTTTACCGCAGGCGAGGTTGCCGAGGAATATCCGTTCATTCGGTCGCTGATGGGCGAGGGCTCGGAAGCACTGGCGGAGGCAGCCGTGACCGTACTGGAAAATGTGGACACGGAGTACGACATTGACCAGTTCCTCGAAGCGCTGGCTTAA
- the manA gene encoding mannose-6-phosphate isomerase, class I, giving the protein MEILTGALRNYPWGSRTMLADLRGLPSPTPTAEAELWYGAHPGDPSRIGQRTLDEIIAADPVGQLGGRVVDKFGEELPFLLKLLAADEPLSLQAHPSLEQAREGFASENQQRIPLGDGNRNYKDPNHKPELIVALSEFDALAGFRPLHQTRELFGVLECGPLDRYLTMIDPEHEEASLRALFTTWITIPRTVRISLIDDAKDACQKITDRDDWIGQVARTFIQLTHQYPDDVGALAALLLNHVTLQPGEAIHLRAGQLHAYLHGLGVEIMASSDNVLRGGLTSKYVDVPELVRILDFSTLASPQVDTAESQGVTEYPVSVDDFILSRHQLGDAGLTVDTDGPAIVLCTAGVATCGEVELTPGAAAWIPASDPVHSFTGKADTEVFYARV; this is encoded by the coding sequence ATGGAGATACTAACGGGTGCACTGCGCAATTACCCGTGGGGTTCGCGCACTATGCTGGCTGACTTGCGTGGACTTCCTTCACCGACGCCCACCGCAGAAGCAGAGCTGTGGTACGGTGCGCACCCCGGCGACCCTTCGCGGATCGGCCAGCGCACGCTGGATGAGATTATCGCCGCCGATCCGGTGGGGCAGTTGGGTGGGCGTGTCGTCGATAAGTTCGGTGAAGAACTTCCATTCCTGTTGAAGCTGCTGGCTGCGGATGAGCCGCTGAGCCTCCAGGCGCATCCGTCGCTGGAGCAGGCGCGCGAAGGTTTCGCCTCCGAGAATCAGCAGCGTATCCCGTTGGGTGACGGCAACCGGAACTATAAAGATCCGAATCACAAGCCTGAGCTTATCGTTGCACTTTCTGAGTTTGATGCGCTCGCTGGTTTTCGCCCCTTACACCAGACACGTGAACTGTTCGGCGTGCTGGAATGTGGGCCGCTGGACCGGTATCTCACCATGATCGATCCGGAGCACGAGGAAGCCAGCCTGCGCGCCCTGTTCACGACATGGATCACGATCCCGCGCACTGTACGTATTTCGCTTATCGACGACGCCAAGGACGCCTGCCAGAAGATCACGGACCGCGACGATTGGATTGGGCAGGTAGCGCGCACGTTCATTCAGTTGACGCACCAGTACCCCGATGATGTGGGTGCGTTGGCGGCCTTGCTGCTTAACCATGTGACGCTGCAGCCAGGCGAGGCGATCCACCTGCGTGCCGGCCAGCTTCATGCCTACCTGCACGGGTTGGGCGTGGAGATTATGGCCAGCTCCGATAACGTGCTTCGTGGCGGGTTAACTAGCAAGTATGTAGACGTGCCGGAGTTGGTGCGCATCTTGGACTTTTCGACGCTGGCCTCACCTCAGGTGGACACAGCCGAATCGCAGGGGGTGACCGAGTACCCGGTGAGTGTGGACGATTTCATTTTGTCGCGCCATCAGCTGGGGGACGCCGGACTGACTGTGGATACTGACGGCCCGGCCATCGTGTTGTGTACCGCCGGGGTGGCTACGTGCGGAGAGGTGGAGTTGACACCGGGTGCTGCTGCATGGATTCCCGCGAGCGATCCTGTGCACTCCTTTACTGGCAAGGCCGACACCGAGGTGTTTTATGCCCGAGTCTGA
- a CDS encoding phosphomannomutase/phosphoglucomutase — translation MRSSESVSQVIKAYDVRGVVGESIDADFVRDTGAAFAHILRGEGEKTIAVGYDMRPSSPELATAFAEGATSQGLNVLNLGLTSTDELYYAAGTFDCAGAMFTASHNPAQYNGIKLCRAGATPVSQDSGLAEISQMLADEHPAYAEYSGPEGVVDKLDVLNDYAAFLRGLVPVDGHGVTVAVDAANGMAGLTVPATLYDFDVRDLYFELDGTFPNHEANPLDPKNLVDLQKFTVEQGAHIGLAFDGDADRCFVVDEKGAPVSPSAITALVAKRYLRGAKPGAPIIHNLITSRAVPEIIAENGGTPVRTRVGHSYIKAEMARTGALFGGEHSAHYYFTEFFNADSGLLAALHVLAALAEFDGPLSELMARYERYVASGEINSTVADQQAATQAVLGAFASRIDEVDRLDGVTVSLQDTKAWFNVRASNTEPLLRLNVEAETREEVDTLSAEILGVIRSEHV, via the coding sequence ATGCGCTCTAGCGAATCCGTCTCCCAAGTGATTAAGGCCTATGATGTCCGTGGTGTCGTCGGGGAAAGCATCGATGCTGACTTTGTTCGTGACACTGGCGCGGCATTCGCCCACATTCTGCGTGGCGAGGGCGAAAAAACGATCGCGGTCGGATATGACATGCGCCCGTCCTCCCCGGAGCTTGCCACAGCGTTTGCTGAGGGCGCGACCTCCCAGGGGCTCAACGTCCTCAACTTAGGCCTGACCTCTACCGATGAGCTGTATTACGCCGCCGGCACCTTTGACTGCGCCGGTGCCATGTTTACCGCCAGCCACAACCCGGCGCAGTACAACGGCATCAAATTGTGCCGCGCCGGTGCTACACCTGTGAGCCAAGACTCTGGTCTCGCCGAGATCTCGCAGATGCTTGCCGACGAACACCCTGCTTATGCTGAGTACTCGGGCCCGGAAGGGGTCGTCGACAAGCTAGACGTGCTCAACGATTACGCAGCATTCCTCCGCGGGTTGGTGCCCGTCGACGGACATGGTGTGACTGTTGCAGTCGATGCCGCAAACGGCATGGCGGGGCTCACAGTGCCGGCCACTTTATATGACTTTGATGTGCGTGACCTGTATTTTGAGCTCGACGGCACGTTCCCTAACCATGAGGCGAACCCGCTGGATCCAAAGAACTTGGTGGATTTGCAGAAATTCACTGTGGAGCAGGGGGCGCACATTGGTTTGGCTTTCGATGGGGACGCGGACCGTTGTTTTGTGGTGGATGAAAAGGGGGCGCCGGTGAGCCCGTCGGCGATCACGGCGCTGGTCGCTAAGCGGTACTTGCGTGGTGCGAAGCCGGGTGCGCCGATCATTCATAACCTGATTACCTCGCGCGCTGTGCCGGAGATCATTGCCGAAAACGGTGGTACTCCTGTGCGTACGCGGGTGGGCCACTCTTATATTAAGGCTGAGATGGCGCGCACCGGTGCGCTGTTCGGCGGCGAGCATTCCGCCCATTACTATTTCACCGAGTTTTTCAACGCGGACTCTGGCCTGTTGGCCGCTTTGCATGTGTTGGCTGCGCTGGCGGAGTTCGACGGCCCGTTGTCTGAGCTCATGGCGCGGTATGAGCGCTACGTTGCCTCTGGGGAGATTAATTCCACCGTCGCTGACCAGCAAGCAGCCACCCAGGCTGTGTTGGGCGCGTTCGCTTCGCGTATCGACGAGGTGGACCGCCTTGATGGGGTGACGGTTTCTCTGCAGGATACAAAAGCTTGGTTCAACGTGCGCGCCTCTAATACTGAGCCGTTGTTGCGCCTCAATGTGGAAGCTGAAACGCGGGAGGAAGTTGACACGTTATCGGCAGAAATCCTTGGTGTTATTCGCAGCGAGCATGTTTAA
- a CDS encoding DUF3499 domain-containing protein, whose product MSKFRRCCRTGCGKPAVATLTYAYSESTAVVGPLAPVAEPHSWDLCESHASRITAPLGWEMLRVDQIDIDEDDEDITALAEAVREAGRVTTGLVEPGEDPIEYSGQHDYTDPDTSRHPVYRTKRMEQYKQARRSHLCVVPDPEPAEPGEACAHGEGEQPNE is encoded by the coding sequence GTGAGTAAATTTCGTCGTTGTTGCCGGACCGGGTGTGGCAAGCCAGCTGTCGCCACACTCACGTACGCCTATTCCGAATCGACCGCCGTTGTGGGCCCGCTGGCCCCGGTGGCGGAACCGCATTCCTGGGATCTCTGCGAGTCCCACGCCAGCCGGATCACGGCACCTTTAGGGTGGGAGATGCTGCGCGTTGATCAGATTGATATCGATGAAGACGATGAGGATATCACCGCACTGGCCGAAGCTGTTCGCGAAGCTGGGCGCGTGACCACCGGTTTGGTGGAACCTGGCGAAGACCCCATCGAGTACTCCGGCCAGCATGACTACACCGACCCCGACACCTCGCGGCATCCTGTGTACCGCACCAAGCGCATGGAGCAGTACAAGCAGGCACGGCGTTCTCACCTGTGTGTGGTGCCTGACCCGGAGCCTGCAGAACCAGGCGAGGCCTGCGCCCACGGCGAGGGAGAGCAGCCGAACGAGTAA
- a CDS encoding metallopeptidase family protein — MSANHPPAGPSAPGVPEGPLHLRVRHDRHDRGLRGPLLPVAVPRYRTRSLRFDQAVLEAYAPLQNAYFDQLAGVDLAVDTVPRMRLRADMTVLPDDIVADGPVPLGRILQAGVDSQGLPTRARIVIFRAPVEQRCTNAYERAELLTWILTALIANYLNVSPEDIDSGFEY; from the coding sequence ATGAGCGCCAATCATCCTCCCGCCGGGCCCAGCGCGCCCGGAGTTCCGGAAGGTCCGCTTCATCTTCGGGTCAGACATGATCGTCATGACCGCGGGCTGCGTGGTCCCCTCCTGCCCGTGGCGGTTCCGCGCTACCGCACGCGTTCATTACGCTTCGACCAAGCGGTGCTCGAAGCATACGCCCCACTCCAGAACGCTTATTTCGACCAACTAGCCGGCGTCGACCTAGCTGTAGACACCGTGCCCCGGATGCGCCTGCGGGCTGATATGACAGTGCTTCCCGACGACATCGTCGCCGATGGCCCTGTCCCTCTTGGCCGCATTCTGCAGGCAGGTGTGGACTCACAGGGCCTACCCACCCGCGCAAGAATAGTTATTTTCCGCGCCCCAGTAGAGCAGCGGTGCACAAACGCATATGAGCGAGCAGAACTCCTCACTTGGATTCTGACCGCTTTGATTGCCAACTATCTAAATGTGTCTCCCGAGGATATTGACTCCGGATTTGAGTACTAA
- a CDS encoding WhiB family transcriptional regulator, whose protein sequence is MAHNAVLRGGVAGEMTFDELFSSVEQEWQDQALCAQTDPEAFFPEKGGSTREAKRICQACAVRDECLEYALENDERFGIWGGLSDRERRRLKKQIG, encoded by the coding sequence ATGGCTCATAACGCTGTTCTCCGTGGCGGAGTCGCAGGCGAAATGACTTTTGATGAGTTGTTCAGCTCTGTGGAACAAGAATGGCAGGATCAGGCGCTGTGCGCGCAAACAGACCCTGAGGCCTTCTTCCCCGAAAAGGGTGGCTCCACACGGGAGGCGAAACGCATTTGCCAAGCTTGCGCTGTGCGAGACGAATGTCTCGAGTATGCCCTCGAGAATGACGAACGTTTTGGAATTTGGGGCGGACTGTCAGATCGTGAGCGCCGCCGTTTGAAGAAGCAGATCGGCTAG
- the manB gene encoding mannose-1-phosphate guanylyltransferase, producing MADPSSTDAVILVGGRGTRLRPLTVNTPKPMLPTAGFPFLAHLLARIKEAGMTHVVLSTSFKAEVFEDHFGDGADFGLEIEYVVEEEALGTGGGIRNVYDKLRHDTVMVFNGDVLSGANLGEILHTHTAKDADVTLHLVRVADPRAFGCVPTDADGNVLAFLEKTEDPPTDQINAGCYVFKREVIERIPAGRVVSVERETFPNLLESGATMVGHVDTSYWRDMGRPDDFVQGSSDLVRGIAYSPLLAGRTGESFVDRSAGIAGGVILVGGTAVGRGVEVGAGSRIDDSVLFDGVTVEPGAVVRNSIIAAGATIGANARIADCVIGEGASIGARCELLGGMRVWPGVEIPDSGVRFSSDA from the coding sequence ATGGCGGATCCTTCATCGACAGACGCGGTGATCCTCGTCGGCGGCCGCGGCACGAGGCTGCGTCCCCTAACCGTGAATACGCCGAAACCGATGTTGCCCACGGCGGGCTTTCCGTTCTTGGCGCACCTTTTGGCGCGAATTAAAGAGGCCGGGATGACCCATGTGGTGTTGTCGACGTCTTTTAAGGCCGAGGTGTTTGAAGATCACTTTGGTGATGGCGCGGACTTTGGTTTAGAGATCGAGTATGTCGTGGAGGAGGAGGCGCTGGGCACTGGCGGCGGGATCCGCAATGTGTACGACAAGCTTCGCCACGACACCGTGATGGTGTTTAACGGCGATGTTCTTTCCGGTGCGAATCTTGGTGAGATTTTGCACACTCACACTGCGAAGGACGCGGATGTGACGTTGCATTTGGTGCGCGTTGCGGATCCGCGCGCGTTTGGCTGCGTGCCTACCGACGCCGACGGCAATGTGCTGGCCTTTTTGGAGAAGACGGAGGACCCGCCGACCGATCAGATTAACGCGGGTTGCTATGTGTTTAAGCGTGAGGTGATCGAGCGGATTCCTGCTGGGCGTGTGGTGAGCGTGGAGCGCGAGACTTTCCCGAATTTGCTGGAAAGTGGTGCCACGATGGTGGGGCATGTGGATACGTCGTATTGGCGTGATATGGGCCGGCCGGATGACTTTGTGCAGGGTTCTTCGGATTTGGTGCGTGGTATTGCGTATTCGCCGTTGTTGGCGGGCAGGACGGGAGAGAGTTTTGTGGATAGGTCTGCGGGGATTGCTGGGGGAGTGATCCTGGTTGGTGGCACGGCGGTTGGGCGTGGCGTGGAGGTTGGTGCGGGTTCGCGTATCGACGATTCGGTGCTTTTCGACGGTGTGACTGTTGAGCCGGGGGCTGTGGTGAGGAATTCGATTATTGCGGCGGGGGCGACCATTGGTGCGAACGCGCGGATTGCTGATTGTGTGATCGGTGAGGGTGCTTCTATTGGTGCTCGTTGTGAGTTGCTTGGTGGGATGCGTGTGTGGCCGGGTGTGGAGATTCCTGATTCTGGGGTGCGTTTTTCTTCGGATGCGTGA
- a CDS encoding glycosyltransferase family 2 protein: MSELQAAPIAVVSVTYSPGRHLRAFLESLPQATRSTGRGTYVVLADNGSTDGVPQQASRDDDRVEFLPTGGNIGYGAAINAAANWLVDKRRAGEINPDYFIISNPDVEFLPDAIDELTACLDRRPRAGAAGPRIEEADGSVYPSARAVPTLVTGIGHALFGDIWPTNPFSRAYRDDGNMNDERVAGWLSGACLAVRWDAFDEVGGFDERYFMYLEDIDFGDRLARAGWDNVFCPAARIMHDQGHAANKHSRVTVPAHHNSAFRFQADRHPNWWQAPLRALLWAGLKVRGVVAGVKARRAARIDACEE, encoded by the coding sequence GTGTCTGAACTACAAGCAGCCCCCATCGCAGTCGTCTCGGTGACGTATTCACCCGGACGACACCTGCGCGCATTCCTGGAGTCCCTCCCGCAGGCGACGCGAAGCACCGGCAGGGGTACCTATGTGGTGTTGGCGGACAATGGTTCCACCGACGGGGTACCGCAGCAGGCCTCGCGTGACGACGATCGCGTCGAATTCTTGCCGACCGGCGGCAATATCGGCTACGGTGCCGCCATTAATGCGGCCGCGAACTGGCTCGTCGATAAGCGGCGTGCCGGCGAAATTAACCCCGACTACTTCATCATCTCCAACCCGGATGTGGAATTCTTACCGGACGCCATCGACGAGTTAACCGCCTGCCTTGACCGCCGACCGCGGGCCGGGGCGGCCGGGCCGCGCATCGAGGAAGCAGACGGATCGGTGTACCCGTCGGCGCGGGCCGTTCCCACGCTTGTCACAGGTATCGGGCATGCCCTTTTCGGCGATATTTGGCCCACCAACCCGTTTTCGCGCGCCTACCGCGATGACGGCAATATGAATGATGAACGTGTTGCTGGGTGGCTGTCGGGTGCGTGCCTTGCCGTGCGCTGGGACGCGTTCGATGAGGTGGGCGGGTTCGACGAGCGCTACTTTATGTATCTCGAAGACATCGATTTCGGTGACCGGTTGGCGCGCGCAGGCTGGGATAACGTGTTTTGCCCCGCAGCGCGCATCATGCACGACCAAGGCCACGCTGCCAACAAGCACTCGCGTGTGACGGTGCCCGCGCACCACAATTCTGCGTTCCGGTTCCAGGCGGACCGGCACCCCAACTGGTGGCAGGCGCCGCTGCGGGCGCTGCTGTGGGCTGGGCTGAAAGTACGCGGTGTGGTTGCCGGGGTGAAGGCGCGCCGGGCAGCACGAATTGATGCGTGTGAAGAATAA
- a CDS encoding LCP family protein, producing the protein MSQSYRQIRDIQAAPSAQRDITQSGPVVVKVLLAVLAVLVVAVSAIGWSTVGRLGSEISASELSLGGGTDAKGKHEDGATDILLVGSDSRTDAQGNPLSDEELARLNAGEADGERNTDTLMVIRVPNDGSKATAVSIPRDTYVHTEDFGNLKINGVYAEYAAAKRAELIGSGVTEDKKLEERIAAEGQQGLINAVADLTGVEVDHYAEVGLLGFVLLTDAIGGVEVCLNAPVADEFSGAHFPAGESTLNGTQALAFVRQRHGLPRGDLDRIVRQQAYMASLVNKVLSAGVLTNPAKLNELGNAVERSVVIDQDWDILSFASELANLAGGNVTFTTIPVTSIDGIGDHGESIVTVDVAEVHNFMDELLAPEDQPEDPAAGSEVPAPDALFNGYSVHVLNAGHTSGQAGGVGALLEEQGITVAEVTNAMEGIYTFSQVVALDPANPAAIELAGRLGGLPITSNQGLDPDSLIVVTHDDYMGPQSVATDDLGEITAPSAPVGTPGADFGQTEAAPEITAGGDGPRCVN; encoded by the coding sequence GTGAGCCAGTCGTACAGGCAGATTCGCGATATTCAGGCTGCTCCGTCTGCTCAGCGGGATATCACCCAGTCTGGCCCCGTCGTGGTGAAGGTGCTGCTTGCGGTGCTTGCGGTGCTCGTTGTGGCGGTGTCGGCGATCGGCTGGTCTACCGTCGGCAGGCTCGGCAGCGAAATCTCCGCCTCAGAACTCTCGCTGGGCGGTGGCACCGACGCGAAGGGAAAACACGAGGACGGCGCAACCGATATTTTGCTTGTTGGGTCCGACTCGCGCACGGATGCGCAGGGCAATCCGCTTTCCGACGAAGAACTCGCCCGACTGAACGCCGGTGAAGCTGACGGTGAGCGCAATACTGACACGCTCATGGTGATCCGCGTGCCTAACGACGGCTCCAAAGCAACTGCTGTGTCAATCCCGCGCGACACTTATGTCCACACCGAAGATTTTGGCAACCTCAAAATCAATGGTGTGTACGCCGAGTATGCCGCCGCTAAGCGCGCGGAACTTATCGGAAGTGGCGTCACCGAGGACAAGAAGTTGGAGGAGCGTATCGCCGCGGAGGGCCAACAGGGCCTGATCAACGCTGTGGCAGATCTCACCGGCGTGGAGGTTGACCACTACGCCGAGGTGGGTTTACTGGGCTTCGTGTTACTGACCGACGCGATCGGTGGCGTCGAGGTGTGTTTGAACGCGCCTGTTGCTGACGAATTCTCCGGCGCCCACTTTCCTGCTGGCGAGTCCACTTTGAACGGCACCCAGGCGTTGGCTTTCGTGCGGCAGCGCCACGGTCTGCCACGCGGCGACCTGGACCGCATTGTGCGCCAACAGGCGTACATGGCTTCCCTAGTAAACAAGGTCTTAAGCGCCGGGGTGCTCACTAATCCGGCCAAGCTCAACGAGCTCGGCAACGCTGTGGAACGTTCCGTGGTGATCGATCAAGACTGGGACATCTTAAGCTTTGCCAGTGAGCTTGCCAACCTGGCAGGCGGCAATGTCACCTTCACCACCATCCCTGTGACCTCCATTGACGGCATCGGTGACCATGGGGAGTCCATCGTCACCGTTGATGTCGCCGAAGTCCACAACTTCATGGACGAGCTGCTCGCACCCGAGGACCAGCCTGAAGACCCTGCTGCTGGCAGCGAAGTCCCCGCACCCGATGCGCTCTTCAACGGATACTCCGTCCACGTCCTCAATGCCGGCCACACCTCAGGCCAGGCAGGCGGCGTCGGAGCGCTCCTCGAGGAGCAGGGCATCACGGTCGCTGAGGTCACCAACGCAATGGAAGGGATCTACACCTTCAGCCAGGTAGTCGCACTGGATCCTGCCAACCCCGCTGCCATTGAGCTAGCCGGTCGCCTCGGAGGGCTGCCCATCACCTCGAATCAGGGCCTTGATCCGGACTCGCTGATCGTCGTCACGCACGATGATTACATGGGCCCGCAGTCCGTGGCCACCGATGATCTCGGCGAAATCACTGCCCCATCCGCGCCCGTGGGCACCCCGGGCGCCGACTTCGGTCAGACTGAGGCAGCACCCGAAATCACCGCTGGCGGCGACGGCCCGCGCTGCGTGAACTAG
- a CDS encoding TIGR03089 family protein, which produces MSMLQPLVHSDPASPRLTVYDEATGARQEFSGVTLDNWANKIANMLVDEFDATADTTIIIDMPVSWQAAVIGIGTFAAALTPVFTRLSGTLDDDSPELVFTTVDGFERWPDADDVVVVSNDPFGRGVEESGGQLPFGTVDFGPTVRFYGDHYFGESCDLSEFAEDSVGPERWLVTNWSSTSDFQTKVLAPLAAGGSVVVVAGMASADRLDTIAETEKVTARKFS; this is translated from the coding sequence ATGAGCATGCTCCAACCCCTCGTGCATAGCGACCCCGCCAGCCCCCGCCTGACCGTCTACGACGAAGCCACCGGCGCCCGCCAAGAATTCTCGGGTGTCACCTTAGACAATTGGGCCAACAAGATCGCCAACATGCTGGTCGACGAGTTCGACGCCACCGCCGACACCACCATCATCATCGACATGCCGGTCAGCTGGCAGGCAGCCGTGATCGGGATCGGGACCTTCGCGGCGGCGTTGACGCCAGTTTTCACTAGGCTTTCGGGCACGCTTGACGACGACTCCCCCGAGCTCGTATTCACCACTGTTGACGGGTTTGAACGCTGGCCAGACGCCGACGACGTCGTCGTAGTATCCAACGACCCATTCGGGCGTGGCGTCGAAGAGTCTGGTGGCCAGCTCCCCTTCGGTACCGTCGATTTTGGTCCGACAGTGCGGTTCTACGGCGACCACTACTTTGGCGAGTCCTGCGACCTGAGCGAGTTTGCCGAGGACTCAGTCGGCCCCGAGCGCTGGCTGGTCACCAACTGGTCGTCGACAAGCGACTTCCAGACGAAAGTGCTAGCGCCACTGGCCGCGGGCGGGTCCGTCGTGGTTGTGGCCGGCATGGCGTCCGCCGACCGGCTCGACACCATCGCCGAAACGGAAAAGGTTACCGCCCGCAAGTTTTCCTAA